aaaaaaatcaagaaggtGCGGAAGTCGAAGAAGGATACATCGACGAGCGACGAGAACGAAGCAGGAAATCTGCCCAAGCTGAACGACCAAGAAATTAATAAAAATCCCGACGACCATGTCACTTCTGATGGCATTCTCGtattagaaaagaaatcggatgatgatgaaggaTTTGATGACTATGATGGCCATTTTGATAATCCTACCGACGTTCCCTCAAccactgaagaaaataagacaCCTTTATTGACGGTACATGGTAGTGAAAGAGATCTAGcgaataatgatgatttcatttctctttcaGCTAGTTCTGAAGATGAGGACgctaaaaaagaagaagaggaaaggcagaaaaaagaagcagAACTTCTGAGAATAAGGCAAAAGGAAATTCTTAATACCGATTATCCATGGATCTTGAACCATGATCATTCCAggcaaaaggaaatttcCGATTGGTTAACCTTTGAAATCAAGGATTTTGTTGCATATATTTCACCAAGTCGTGAAGAGATTGAAATTCGTAACCAAACTATAAGTACGATTAGGGAAGCACTGAAACAACTATGGCCAGATGCTGATTTGCATGTATTTGGGTCCTACTCAACCGATTTGTATTTGCCTGGTTCCGATATCGATTGTGTGGTAAATAGCGAACTTGGTGGTAAAGAAAGTAGAAATAACTTGTATTCCTTGGCAAGTcacttgaagaaaaataatctAGCAACAGAGATTGAGGTAGTTGCTAAGGCTCGTGTGCCGATTATCAAGTTTGTCGAGCCACATTCAAGAATACACATAGATGTTTCctttgaaagaacaaaTGGTCTAGAGGCTGCAAAGTTGATCAGAGAATGGTTAAACGATACTCCTGGCCTTCGAGAATTGGTTCTTATTGTGAAGCAATTTTTACATGCAAGAAGACTAAATAATGTGCATACCGGTGGTTTGGGGGGATTTAGTATTATTTGCcttgttttttccttcttgcATATGCATCCACGTATAATAACCAAGGAAATTGATTCAAAGGACAATTTGGGTGTACTTCTGATAGAGTTTTTCGAACTTTAcggaaaaaattttggttaCGACGATGTTGCATTAGGATCATCGGATGGCTACCCGATATACTTTCCAAAATCTTCATGGAGTGCTATTCAACCTATCAAGAATCCATTTTCCTTGGCCATCCAAGATCCAGGCGACGAATCAAATAACATTAGTCGAGGATCTTTTAATATTCGAGACATCAAAAAGGCATTTGCCGGTGCTTTTGATCTATTAACAAATAGATGTTTTGAATTGCATTCAGCAACCTTTAAGGATCGATTAGGGAAAAGTATCTTAGGTAATGTAATCAAGTACCGTGGTAAGGCAAGAGATTTTAAGGATGAAAGGGGTTTGGTACTTAATAAGGCcatcattgaaaatgaaaactatCATAAAAAACGTAGCAGAATAATTCacgatgaagaattcaCCGAAGATACAGCAACTTCTACAGCCACTACTACAGAAGATGATTATGAAATAATAGAACCACCCACCAAGAGGGCCAGGACAGAAACTGTTAAACCCCAACCCAAAAGTGAGCCgtcagaaaagaaaagcgaGGAATCTCATATCACCATATCAAGc
The DNA window shown above is from Saccharomyces kudriavzevii IFO 1802 strain IFO1802 genome assembly, chromosome: 15 and carries:
- the PAP2 gene encoding non-canonical poly(A) polymerase PAP2 (similar to Saccharomyces cerevisiae TRF5 (YNL299W) and PAP2 (YOL115W); ancestral locus Anc_3.58), with product MGAKSIVASSSSKKSKKQHNGKMKKNKKIKKVRKSKKDTSTSDENEAGNLPKLNDQEINKNPDDHVTSDGILVLEKKSDDDEGFDDYDGHFDNPTDVPSTTEENKTPLLTVHGSERDLANNDDFISLSASSEDEDAKKEEEERQKKEAELLRIRQKEILNTDYPWILNHDHSRQKEISDWLTFEIKDFVAYISPSREEIEIRNQTISTIREALKQLWPDADLHVFGSYSTDLYLPGSDIDCVVNSELGGKESRNNLYSLASHLKKNNLATEIEVVAKARVPIIKFVEPHSRIHIDVSFERTNGLEAAKLIREWLNDTPGLRELVLIVKQFLHARRLNNVHTGGLGGFSIICLVFSFLHMHPRIITKEIDSKDNLGVLLIEFFELYGKNFGYDDVALGSSDGYPIYFPKSSWSAIQPIKNPFSLAIQDPGDESNNISRGSFNIRDIKKAFAGAFDLLTNRCFELHSATFKDRLGKSILGNVIKYRGKARDFKDERGLVLNKAIIENENYHKKRSRIIHDEEFTEDTATSTATTTEDDYEIIEPPTKRARTETVKPQPKSEPSEKKSEESHITISSDDDDDDDEDEDGYNPYSL